From the genome of Anaerolineae bacterium:
AAATGCCACAGGCTGTCGGTCAATACGTTTTTATATTCGCGCCAGCGATTGAGGTCAATATCGCTCCAGGGTTTTTGTTTAGGCGTATGGCTCATAATAAGGCCATTATAGTGCAAGAAAGGGAGGAATAAAAGTTTGCCGGTTGAAGTTATAAAATTTTGCCGGGTATCTTAAAGATTCCTTCTGCTAAAAATAGTAATTTTTGCCAAAGTCCTGTAAAATATAGTCCAGAAGATTTGCACATTGAAAACTAAAATCCCCAACTTGACGATAACCGCGGCTCAACGGGAGATGTAGATGAGCCATTCGCAACAACTCGCAAAAACCTTGTATCTTTTGGGCCAACTAAAAAAATTCCAGCGACATCTGGCAATTTTAGGGAGCGGACTATTACTGGCGGCAATTTTGGCCCTGGGGGCCGGTATATTTTCCCCGGCCTTTTTCGTCCGGCCAAATGCCTGGTTTATTATTGACGGCGGTGTTTTGCTGTTAGCAACGCTGGCCCTGGGCTTGATGCTTTATTGGCTAAAACAGCAGGTTATCCGGCCAATGGCCCAACTTCAGGCCGAGTTAGGGCCTATTGAAAATAAAATAACTCAACCTTCTGAAAAAATTGACAACCAAAATCCAGCGATTGACCCTGCTCAGCCTCCAGGCAAAATAGACAATCACTCGTTTCCGGCCGGTGGAAATCCATCCGGTTTGACCCAAACCGCCCAAATTGAGCAAGGGCCTGCTGAAGATGATTACCGCCGCTTGGTGGAAACTTTGCCCCACGGCATCATCATTCAGCGTGAAGGCAACATAGTGTTTATCAACCGGGCCGGGGCTGAACTTTTGCAAGCAGCTGAGCCGGCCCAACTCATTGGCCGGCCCATGCTGGATTTTATCCATCCTGACGAACGAAAAACTGTCCAACGCCGCGAACAGCGGGTCAGCGCCGCCAAAAAAGAAGCGCCCCTGGCTGAAGAGAAGTTGCTGCGGCTTGATGGGCGAGAGGTAACGGTAGAAGTGGCCCGGTTTCCTTTTGTTTATCAAGGCCAGCCGGCCATGCAGTGGGTCATCCATAACCTTGCGGACCGCAAACAAACAGAGGCCGAAATTGTCCAACACAACCGCGAGTTGACCATTTTACAATCCACCACGGTGGCTATTACCTCTAGTCTCGATCTCCGTTTTGTGTTGGATACCGTGGTGCAAGAAATGGCCAAACTGTTTAAAGTTGAAAGCTGCTCTATTTACGAGTGGGATCAGGTTGAAAATACAGTTTTTATGGCGGCCAGGTACAGCAGCGCAGGCTGGTGGGATTCGACGTTGCCGGCTAAGGTTCGCCGCCTGGCCGATTATCCGTTGACAAAGTGGGTTTTGGATGAGCAAATTCCCTACCAGATGACCATTGGCCAAACCAATCTTGACCCCGCCGAATTCGCCTACATGCGGGCCGAGGATATCAAAACTCGCATGATCCTGCCGATGGTTTTTCAAAAGCGGGTGGTAGGTTTGGCGGAATTGGAAGACAGCCGCGAGGAACGCTCTTTTTCTTACCAGGAGATTTCGCTGGCCAAGTTGCTGGCCAACCAGGCCGCCAGCGCCATTGAGAACGCCCGTCTGTTTGCGCAAGCGCAGCAAGAAATTGCCGAACGCAAACAAGCCGAAGCCGCCCTGGAAGAAGAACGGGCTTTACTGGCTCAAAGGGTAGCGGAAAGAACCGCGGATTTGAGCAAAGCCAATGCAGAATTGGCCCGGGCGGCCCGCCTGAAAGATGAGTTCCTGGCCAACATGAGCCACGAACTGCGCACGCCGTTGAACGGCATTTTGGGTTCGTCTGAAATTTTACAGACCGGGGCGTTTGGGCCGGTCAATGAAAAACAGATCAAGTATTTACGCAACATTGAGGAAAGCGGCAGCCATCTGCTTGCGCTAATCACCGATATTTTAGACCTGGCCAAAAGCGAAGCAGGCAGATTGGAACTGGAAATTAGACCGGTGGT
Proteins encoded in this window:
- a CDS encoding response regulator — translated: MSHSQQLAKTLYLLGQLKKFQRHLAILGSGLLLAAILALGAGIFSPAFFVRPNAWFIIDGGVLLLATLALGLMLYWLKQQVIRPMAQLQAELGPIENKITQPSEKIDNQNPAIDPAQPPGKIDNHSFPAGGNPSGLTQTAQIEQGPAEDDYRRLVETLPHGIIIQREGNIVFINRAGAELLQAAEPAQLIGRPMLDFIHPDERKTVQRREQRVSAAKKEAPLAEEKLLRLDGREVTVEVARFPFVYQGQPAMQWVIHNLADRKQTEAEIVQHNRELTILQSTTVAITSSLDLRFVLDTVVQEMAKLFKVESCSIYEWDQVENTVFMAARYSSAGWWDSTLPAKVRRLADYPLTKWVLDEQIPYQMTIGQTNLDPAEFAYMRAEDIKTRMILPMVFQKRVVGLAELEDSREERSFSYQEISLAKLLANQAASAIENARLFAQAQQEIAERKQAEAALEEERALLAQRVAERTADLSKANAELARAARLKDEFLANMSHELRTPLNGILGSSEILQTGAFGPVNEKQIKYLRNIEESGSHLLALITDILDLAKSEAGRLELEIRPVVVAEVCQASLRLTKQLAHQKQIKVFQTFDQTVTRLPADELRLKQMLVNLLSNAIKFTLAGGQIGLEVTGNPAQQIVHFSVWDTGIGISQEDMQWLFRPFVQLDSGLGRQQGGTGLGLSLVSRMAELHGGSIMVESTVGQGSRFTISLPWPQQEQVDQKEREDGEKIQVLPGIVQILSKQAPLILLAEDNESNIDTFLDYLQLQGYRLVVARHGGEAIERAQEERPDVILMDIQMPGMDGLEATRRLRADPALTEVPIIALTALAMPGDRERCLAAGANEYLTKPVSLQGLATTIQNLLSANQE